One part of the Lapillicoccus jejuensis genome encodes these proteins:
- a CDS encoding class II fructose-bisphosphate aldolase, producing MPLVTTAELVDEARAGRHGVAAFNVITLEHAEAIAAGAERAGRPAVLQLSENAVRYHGGRPAPLAAALAALAQESGARLSLHLDHVEDGALLRRAADVGASSVMVDASRMPYDANVAATADAVAWGHEHGLFLEAELGEIGGKDGAHAPGVRTDPDDAAAFVTATGVDALAVAVGSSHAMVDRTAALDLDLVAALAARLPVPLVLHGSSGVPDATLAAAVAAGVTKVNIGTILNVAFTGAVREALHDEGLTDPRRYLAPARDAVAGTVAHLLGVVAG from the coding sequence GTGCCCCTCGTCACCACGGCCGAGCTCGTCGACGAGGCCCGCGCCGGCCGTCACGGTGTCGCCGCGTTCAACGTCATCACCCTCGAGCACGCCGAGGCCATCGCCGCCGGCGCCGAGCGTGCCGGCCGGCCCGCCGTCCTGCAGCTGAGCGAGAACGCCGTCCGGTACCACGGCGGACGACCGGCCCCGCTCGCCGCGGCGCTCGCCGCGCTCGCGCAGGAGTCGGGCGCGCGGCTCTCCCTGCACCTGGACCACGTCGAGGACGGCGCGCTGCTGCGCCGCGCCGCCGACGTCGGCGCCAGCTCGGTCATGGTCGACGCCTCGCGCATGCCGTACGACGCCAACGTGGCCGCCACCGCCGACGCCGTCGCCTGGGGCCACGAGCACGGCCTGTTCCTCGAGGCCGAGCTCGGCGAGATCGGCGGCAAGGACGGCGCGCACGCCCCCGGGGTGCGCACCGACCCGGACGACGCGGCGGCCTTCGTCACCGCGACCGGCGTCGACGCCCTCGCCGTCGCGGTCGGCAGCTCGCACGCGATGGTCGACCGGACCGCGGCGCTCGACCTCGACCTCGTCGCCGCCCTGGCCGCCCGGCTGCCGGTCCCGCTCGTCCTGCACGGGTCGTCCGGCGTCCCCGACGCCACCCTGGCCGCCGCGGTCGCGGCCGGGGTGACCAAGGTCAACATCGGCACCATCCTCAACGTCGCCTTCACCGGCGCCGTGCGCGAGGCCCTGCACGACGAGGGCCTCACCGACCCGAGGCGCTACCTCGCCCCCGCCCGGGACGCCGTCGCCGGCACCGTCGCGCACCTGCTCGGGGTCGTCGCCGGCTGA
- a CDS encoding serine/threonine-protein kinase: MTTHAGRDGRVGDPTRPVPAAEPTTAVPAPPGAVGEAAEAREPQTHERLGPYRLLQRIGEGGMGVVHLALDPQGRAVAIKVLRPHIAYDPDARARLEREVDTLGRIRDERVAAVIDADIHGERPYLVTRYVPGPSLDEVVASDGPLGGPDLLRLGQGLVGALEAIHAVGVVHRDLKPGNVLLLDGDPVLIDFGIAHVADDVRLTSTGLVMGTPGYLSPEVLAGGEVTEATDWWGWAATIAFAATGRPPFGRGRMEAVLARVRHGECDLTGVDGRLRPLLEAALAPDPPRRPPTSEVVAALARYRSGGRATVAAPRVQPTAASPRDPDDVWAQAPLDWDTPLPAEDATAPGWRDRLAERREARTERRRRELEEQAAAPPTERQQTWRTSALPAQPPPPQGTPYDVPYGAPVEQGGWGEPDPAVEPAYGEPGGQDPRRGLPLRSGTLAALLTLVAAGAATWPGVTAVAVVAWCWLARTSDRTVTSLVVRRYERGRRGSDVPRAVVTGPWHLLAALASTALALLLPAVVTVAGTVCAALLVSATLGGSPSESAGPSLAVGVLAGALVAWWGPGGSSLRRGSRSVVRGVVPARAARVVVPVLVLAALGLAALVLARDGAVVWWPLTTDPLASLRST, from the coding sequence ATGACGACGCACGCCGGTCGCGACGGCAGGGTGGGCGACCCCACCCGGCCGGTGCCGGCGGCGGAGCCGACCACCGCCGTGCCCGCCCCGCCCGGCGCGGTCGGCGAGGCGGCGGAGGCCCGCGAGCCCCAGACGCACGAGCGGCTCGGGCCGTACCGGCTGCTGCAGCGGATCGGCGAGGGCGGGATGGGCGTCGTCCACCTCGCCCTCGACCCGCAGGGCCGGGCGGTGGCCATCAAGGTGCTGCGGCCGCACATCGCCTACGACCCCGACGCCCGCGCCCGGCTCGAGCGGGAGGTCGACACGCTCGGCCGGATCCGCGACGAGCGGGTCGCCGCGGTCATCGACGCCGACATCCACGGCGAGCGGCCCTACCTCGTCACGCGCTACGTCCCCGGCCCGTCCCTCGACGAGGTCGTCGCGAGCGACGGCCCGCTCGGCGGCCCGGACCTGCTGCGCCTCGGCCAGGGCCTCGTCGGCGCGCTCGAGGCCATCCACGCCGTCGGCGTCGTGCACCGCGACCTCAAGCCGGGCAACGTCCTGCTTCTCGACGGTGACCCCGTCCTCATCGACTTCGGCATCGCGCACGTCGCCGACGACGTCCGCCTCACCAGCACCGGCCTGGTCATGGGCACCCCCGGCTACCTCTCCCCGGAGGTGCTCGCCGGGGGTGAGGTGACCGAGGCGACGGACTGGTGGGGCTGGGCCGCGACCATCGCCTTCGCCGCGACCGGGCGGCCGCCCTTCGGCCGCGGCCGGATGGAGGCGGTCCTCGCCCGGGTCCGGCACGGCGAGTGCGACCTCACCGGCGTGGACGGCCGGCTGCGACCGCTGCTCGAGGCGGCGCTCGCCCCCGACCCACCCCGCCGCCCCCCGACGAGCGAGGTCGTCGCCGCCCTCGCGCGCTACCGCTCCGGCGGCCGCGCCACGGTGGCCGCGCCCCGCGTGCAGCCGACGGCCGCCTCCCCGAGGGACCCGGACGACGTGTGGGCGCAGGCGCCGCTCGACTGGGACACCCCGCTGCCGGCCGAGGACGCCACCGCCCCGGGCTGGCGCGACCGGCTCGCCGAGCGGCGCGAGGCCCGCACCGAGCGACGTCGCCGGGAGCTCGAGGAGCAGGCGGCCGCACCGCCGACCGAGCGGCAGCAGACCTGGCGCACCTCCGCGCTGCCCGCCCAGCCCCCGCCGCCGCAGGGCACGCCGTACGACGTCCCGTACGGCGCCCCGGTCGAGCAGGGCGGCTGGGGCGAGCCGGACCCGGCGGTCGAGCCGGCGTACGGCGAGCCGGGCGGGCAGGACCCGCGGCGCGGGTTGCCGCTGCGCAGCGGCACCCTCGCCGCGCTGCTCACCCTCGTCGCCGCCGGGGCCGCCACGTGGCCGGGGGTCACCGCGGTCGCGGTCGTCGCCTGGTGCTGGCTGGCCCGGACCAGCGACCGGACCGTCACCTCGCTCGTCGTGCGCCGCTACGAGCGCGGTCGGCGCGGCTCCGACGTGCCGCGCGCGGTGGTGACCGGACCCTGGCACCTGCTCGCGGCCCTCGCCTCGACGGCGCTCGCGCTGCTGCTGCCGGCCGTCGTGACCGTCGCCGGCACGGTGTGCGCCGCGCTGCTCGTCTCCGCCACGCTCGGCGGGTCGCCGTCGGAGTCGGCCGGCCCGTCGCTGGCCGTCGGGGTGCTGGCGGGCGCGCTCGTCGCCTGGTGGGGGCCCGGGGGGTCGTCGCTGCGGCGCGGCTCGCGCTCGGTCGTGCGGGGCGTCGTGCCCGCCCGCGCGGCCCGGGTCGTCGTCCCCGTCCTCGTGCTCGCCGCGCTGGGCCTGGCCGCCCTCGTGCTCGCCCGTGACGGCGCGGTCGTCTGGTGGCCGCTGACCACCGACCCCCTCGCCTCGCTCCGCTCCACCTGA
- a CDS encoding aromatic amino acid lyase: MLVLDGSSLSLDDVVRAARRPGPVAVSDEARARVAASYAFAGTVAEQRSVYGRSTGVGANRDQEVTASAERALQLLRSHATSSGERRAPERVRAMLLVRANQLAADGSGLDPRVLDALVAMVSADALPPVREGGSVGTADLAALATTALVLTGERPSAPAVPAVPATVTFDAGDALTFMSSNAAVLGDAALAVADLRRLVRASVVVAALAFHAVRGNVEAFGEPVEVATPFPGAQAVCRAMRTLAGPSPQAARIQDPFGLRTFPQVHGAVVDRVGFAEHVVVAMANTASENPLLSARYGVAHHGAFHAAYLVQSLDALTLAVAQSAQLSLARLAMLTEPAYTGERPFLGDGTPAASGVMIVEYSAASALAELRALATPAGLQVVTLSRGVEEDASFATLAARQALDAVSRYRAVLAAELVAAVRCLRLQGARPAPLAEALRWLDDRDGGAPDMRDRDLTDDLLLAEESVVGLPDTVSVPWPA; the protein is encoded by the coding sequence GTGCTCGTGCTCGACGGGAGCAGCCTCTCGCTCGACGACGTCGTCCGCGCCGCCCGCCGTCCCGGTCCGGTCGCGGTGAGCGACGAGGCCCGGGCGCGGGTCGCGGCGTCGTACGCCTTCGCGGGCACCGTGGCCGAGCAGCGCTCGGTCTACGGGCGCTCGACCGGCGTGGGGGCCAACCGCGACCAGGAGGTGACCGCCTCCGCGGAACGGGCCCTGCAGCTGCTGCGCTCGCACGCGACGAGCTCGGGGGAGCGGCGGGCCCCCGAGCGGGTCCGGGCCATGCTGCTGGTGCGGGCCAACCAGCTGGCCGCCGACGGCTCCGGGCTCGACCCGCGCGTCCTCGACGCCCTCGTCGCCATGGTCTCGGCTGACGCCCTCCCGCCGGTCCGCGAGGGTGGCAGCGTCGGCACGGCCGACCTCGCCGCGCTCGCGACCACCGCGCTCGTCCTCACCGGCGAGCGGCCCAGCGCCCCCGCGGTCCCGGCGGTGCCCGCGACCGTGACCTTCGACGCCGGCGACGCGCTGACCTTCATGTCGAGCAACGCCGCGGTGCTCGGCGACGCCGCGCTCGCGGTCGCGGACCTGCGCCGGCTCGTGCGGGCTTCGGTCGTCGTCGCGGCCCTCGCCTTCCACGCCGTCCGAGGCAACGTCGAGGCGTTCGGCGAGCCCGTCGAGGTGGCCACCCCGTTCCCCGGCGCGCAGGCGGTGTGCCGCGCGATGCGGACCCTGGCCGGTCCGTCCCCGCAGGCCGCCCGCATCCAGGACCCCTTCGGCCTGCGCACCTTCCCGCAGGTGCACGGCGCCGTCGTCGACCGGGTCGGCTTCGCCGAGCACGTCGTCGTCGCGATGGCCAACACCGCGTCGGAGAACCCGCTGCTCAGCGCCCGGTACGGCGTCGCCCACCACGGCGCCTTCCACGCGGCCTACCTCGTGCAGTCGCTCGACGCCCTCACCCTCGCGGTGGCGCAGTCGGCACAGCTGAGCCTGGCCCGGCTGGCCATGCTCACGGAGCCGGCCTACACCGGCGAGCGGCCCTTCCTCGGGGACGGGACCCCGGCTGCCTCGGGCGTGATGATCGTGGAGTACTCCGCCGCGTCGGCGCTCGCGGAGCTGCGGGCGCTCGCCACGCCGGCCGGGCTGCAGGTCGTCACCCTCTCGCGCGGGGTCGAGGAGGACGCGTCGTTCGCGACGCTCGCCGCCCGGCAGGCCCTCGACGCCGTGTCCCGCTACCGCGCCGTGCTCGCCGCCGAGCTCGTCGCCGCGGTCCGCTGCCTGCGGCTCCAGGGCGCCCGGCCCGCGCCGCTCGCCGAGGCGCTGCGCTGGCTGGACGACCGCGACGGCGGGGCGCCCGACATGCGCGACCGCGACCTCACCGACGACCTGCTGCTGGCCGAGGAGAGCGTCGTGGGGCTGCCCGACACGGTGAGCGTGCCGTGGCCGGCCTGA
- a CDS encoding transglycosylase family protein produces MQHYTPKHASARRSRARSLQVRLAGVGVAGLGAVAGGIATSSSAHAASVWDTVAACESGGNWAINTGNGFYGGLQFTQQTWAGYGGTAYASRADLASRDQQIAIAQRVLQGQGPGAWPVCGARAGLSRTNGGASSAAAAAPSTVRQAAPQTSRSTVRSAPKTVAPKTVAPKVAPKAVAPRATAPTTSLKPGAVYTVKSGDTLSKLATAAHVQGGWQSLWALNAKSISNPNLIFVGQQIRMPA; encoded by the coding sequence GTGCAGCACTACACCCCCAAGCACGCCTCGGCCCGTCGCTCCCGGGCCCGCTCGCTCCAGGTCCGGCTCGCGGGCGTCGGCGTCGCCGGCCTCGGTGCCGTCGCCGGTGGCATCGCCACCTCCTCCTCCGCGCACGCCGCCAGCGTGTGGGACACCGTCGCCGCCTGCGAGAGCGGTGGCAACTGGGCCATCAACACCGGCAACGGCTTCTACGGCGGCCTGCAGTTCACCCAGCAGACCTGGGCCGGGTACGGCGGCACGGCGTACGCCTCGCGCGCCGACCTCGCCTCCCGCGACCAGCAGATCGCCATCGCCCAGCGCGTCCTCCAGGGCCAGGGCCCCGGCGCCTGGCCGGTCTGCGGCGCCCGCGCCGGTCTGAGCCGCACCAACGGGGGCGCCAGCAGCGCCGCCGCCGCGGCGCCGAGCACGGTCCGCCAGGCCGCCCCGCAGACCTCGCGCTCCACGGTCCGCTCGGCCCCGAAGACGGTCGCCCCCAAGACCGTCGCCCCGAAGGTGGCCCCGAAGGCCGTCGCGCCCCGGGCGACCGCCCCCACGACGTCCCTCAAGCCGGGGGCCGTCTACACCGTCAAGAGCGGCGACACCCTGAGCAAGCTCGCCACCGCCGCGCACGTCCAGGGCGGCTGGCAGTCCCTCTGGGCGCTCAACGCCAAGTCGATCAGCAACCCGAACCTGATCTTCGTCGGCCAGCAGATCCGCATGCCGGCCTGA